Sequence from the Triplophysa rosa linkage group LG22, Trosa_1v2, whole genome shotgun sequence genome:
catgcttgttttttctaaacaaaaacatgtaaaacaaaataattgccttttgtattgcagttaaAGTAGTAAAAACAGGCTactgacaattttttttattaaaactgcgcatcgttctgttatcatttttattgaggTTCTGTAAATTTGCACCAACAAGCccaaacaatttgcttttgtcatatttttcttatatttaacttCAGCTGGTTGGGCTATGCCATGGTTCTTGCGTCTCATTCTtcagtgttctgcatttaccaatagcctaaataggctacataaaaagtacttattttgttttaaattgatatctttataatttaaaaaccaacaatgtATGCTATATAATAACCCCATTTAGGAGCTTttttaggcctatttggcactaaatataGAAGGAATGCGGTTATAATATAGCAAACCGCGATTGAACTACAAAATTGCCAATATCACCGCAAGGAAAATTCCTTCACCGTGGCAGCGCTACATTCCCGactacattacagtacattacatgtcacatgtctttaggatgtgtgtgaacgcacgcacaggTTCCAGCAAATGTGTGAACCAAAATCAACCGATCCCGTCATCCCGGGACACATCTTTTGCATATTTTCCGGGATCTCTGTATAAAAAGGGCTTTACTGACATGCCATGTAATATCCAGTGccatttgtgcatttgtatggagaacccattaatttgtacatttagcttcaattcatttttatttggcaattttatattttgcttCATACTTTTTTCATCGAAGATTTcaaaatgcacagagagccatccacaaatgcgtgcactgatccacaaatgcgtgcagcgattcacaaatgcacagaaagcgatccacaaatgtgcagaaagcgatctacaaataaattccattaaaataaattaataatgtataaataaattaataattaattaattaataaataaatgtaaatattttttatttgcaaatctcattgtatttatttgtgaattccatttatttttgtggaacgtctaacatatatttatggttcgctttttgagcatatgtggatttaaaaaatgtttgtgaaactctctatatttatttgcggatcatagtttatttattcagaatattgcaacaattctgatcccataaaCTCTCTGACGttaatcgaacccgggtgcgcagcagaagtgctaatgtgaaaccgccctgaggctgagactaatATTGCTGCAGGACTGAAGCTCTGGAGAGACGGAGGATCGCTTTCTTTGCTTTCAACCCATGTCAGTCGGTGAGCTTCCTGATGTTTGCAGTTTTTGTCGTCTTTTGTTTGATTTggtagtgaaatatccctttaagctatACACATACCCTGGGAATCAACCCCACAACCCAATGCTCTACCACTAAGCCACAGGAACAGGAGCTCAGTGTGTTGTAATTTTTCACTTCACAGCTGGTAAATAAGTCTCACACACATAAAATCTGCCACAGAGCAACTCTAAACATCTCTAAGGGCCTTTCcatgtctctctgtctctgtggaCTCATTGTCTGTCTCAGTCTTTTGTCTTCTCAATGGTTTCATGAATATGAATCGCTctcatttttttgttgaatGTTATTTATGGTTGTCCGCTGACACAAAGCACACTGGTTTATTCTCTGAATACATATGAGCTGATCTGAATTTGTGTGTTAATTTTTTTCTCTGTGGGTTGTAAAGCTGGTTGTCCAGCTTGATAATGGATCAGCTCTtactgaggagagagagagagagagagagccagagAAACAGACAGTAAAACACAAGCTGTCCCAATTCACAGGCTGCATTCCAAGACTGAAGGCATCACAGCAGCAGGACGATGGCCGTCCTATTTCCAAGACTTCTTTAACCCATTCCTTCTTTCCCTGCCGGAGACGActgcatatttttaaataaacattctaaACGTTAGCGCATCTCTCAACAAAAACCTGCAAACCGAGTGTCAGAGATGCTGTCTTTACTCCTCCACTGTTTCTGGTGACAAACTGAACACAACCGACTTATGCTGGgttctgtgtctctctctgtgtctctctctgtgtctctctctgtgtctctctctgtgtctctctctctgtgtctctctctctctctctctctgtgtgtgtctctctgtctctctctctctctgtgtctctctctctctccctgtgtgtctctctctgtgtctctctctctctctctctctctctctctgtagtgAGAGTTGGAGATGTTGAGTGATTAGACATACAgtatcatctctctctctctctctctcacacacacacacacacacacacacacacacacacacacacacagagagagagagttttaatAAAGACTAAACGCACCGTGACTCTGTTCAGATGTGTTAGCATACGAGCGCAGATGGAATCAGGGTCAGAACAGATGAAGGCAGCACAAGAGATGCTTCagaggaaaacacacacatccgTTTACAAAAGGGTCATTTTAGCACGTTCAGTGCCGTTGATTGATTGATGCAAACTTTCATCGTCACGTGCGATGAAAGTGAAGCACAACGGGGTTAGCGTTTCTCACGGATGGTGTCCGCTTCTCTTTGCAGGCTCAGAATCTTCCAGAAGTCCAGATGGAGCATGCGGATGTGGAGAGCAGCATCGCGGTCAGACAGCTCAAACTGCCCAAGCAGGTGCGAGACGATGTCCCTACAGCAGCACAGGAGAGAGAGCGTGGCAAGCGGAAGGTCCAGCGGTACGTCCGGAAAGACGGCAAGTGCAACGTGCACCACGGAAATGTGCGGGAGACATACCGCTACCTGACGGACATCTTCACCACGCTGGTGGACCTCAAGTGGAGGTTCAACCTCTTCATCTTTGTGCTGGTGTACACGGTGACGTGGCTCTTCTTCGGCTTCATGTGGTGGTTGATCGCGTACGCGCGGGGAGACCTGGACCACATCGGGGACAACCAGTGGACGCCATGCGTCAACAACCTCAACGGCTTCGTGACGGCGTTCTTGTTCTCCATCGAGACGGAGACGACCATCGGCTATGGCCACAGGGTGATCACTGACAAGTGTCCGGAGGGCATCGTCCTGCTGCTGGTGCAGTCCGTGCTGGGCTCCATCGTCAACGCCTTCATGGTGGGCTGCATGTTCGTGAAGATCTCGCAGCCTAAGAAGCGTGCAGAGACTCTGGTGTTCTCCACCAATGCCGTCATTTCCATGCGCGACGGCCGCCTGTGTCTGATGTTCCGCGTCGGGGACCTGCGGAACTCGCACATCGTGGAGGCATCCATCAGGGCCAAGCTGATCAAGTCCAAACAGACCAAAGAGGGAGAGTTCATCCCTCTGAATCAAACGGACATGAACGTGGGCTACGACACTGGCGACGACCGCCTCTTCCTGGTGTCTCCGCTCATCATCTGCCACGAGATCAACCAGCACAGTCCCTTCTGGGAGATCTCCAAAGAACACCTGGCCCATGAGGAGCTGGAGATAGTAGTCATCCTGGAGGGCATGGTCGAAGCAACAGGTAAGACCAGCGTCACCTCTCTGTGTGTGCGTCAAGTGGGTTTCTACTGAAATGCATAAATACACAATAGAAATGAGCACAACAGAACTGAGGTGTGTTCAGTTTACTGCTGCAGCTGAACACAAATCCAGAATCAAGAATCAGAGGCTTTGAGGGTCAGAGGTCACACACATGTGTGGTCCACACGACTCTGTCTGGATGACACGTGTCTCTACAAGCAACGCTCATCAATCCAcaacagcagtgttgggtgcAGCAGTGGAGTGGAGtcatcgtgtgtgtgtgagcgtgagTTACTGTGCTTTCAGACCGCcaccgtcgagagcgtcaaaaatcgctctgggcgccctgccaacaacgctgtagaaagagtcttgggcgcgctgacgctctgacgtagatcgaaatcttatcttgtatttaaaggggccgcaagcaaacaagcttgttgatcttgtgcagactgaccacaagaaaTTGATCGGTGGAAAGAACATTATTGTAATTACACGATTGCTAAcgaaataaaccaattaaaagccatttgtgtggtgtggcttttgtgttcatggttaagt
This genomic interval carries:
- the kcnj6 gene encoding G protein-activated inward rectifier potassium channel 2 — encoded protein: MEHADVESSIAVRQLKLPKQVRDDVPTAAQERERGKRKVQRYVRKDGKCNVHHGNVRETYRYLTDIFTTLVDLKWRFNLFIFVLVYTVTWLFFGFMWWLIAYARGDLDHIGDNQWTPCVNNLNGFVTAFLFSIETETTIGYGHRVITDKCPEGIVLLLVQSVLGSIVNAFMVGCMFVKISQPKKRAETLVFSTNAVISMRDGRLCLMFRVGDLRNSHIVEASIRAKLIKSKQTKEGEFIPLNQTDMNVGYDTGDDRLFLVSPLIICHEINQHSPFWEISKEHLAHEELEIVVILEGMVEATGMTCQARSSYVASEIKWGYRFTPVLTLEDGFYEVDYNSFHDIYETNTPSCSARELTEMMARSRLPLTWSVPSKLSQQGTLDSQDDAHEKRPDMDELTERNGDIANMENESKV